A region from the Candidatus Gracilibacteria bacterium genome encodes:
- the ppdK gene encoding pyruvate, phosphate dikinase produces MKYIYAFAEGSAKMKDLLGGKGANLAEMTNLGLPVPPGFTITTETCNYFLQNKGYPDGFSEELKEKLAELETNMKKNLGDVENPLLVSVRSGAKFSMPGMMDTILNLGLNDQTVQGLIRKTGNERFCYDAYRRFTQMFGDVVLGVEHELFEEALALLKEERGVNLDTELSAQDLKGLVATYKGIIKEQTKEPFPEDPAQQLQLAIEAVFHSWDNKRACTYRALHGIPHNIGTAVNIQSMVFGNMGEDSGTGVAFTRSPSNGDKVFYGEYLMNAQGEDVVAGIRTPQHIEELKKNHPALYNELFEIKEQLEKHYRDMQDLEFTIEKGRLFILQTRNGKRTAHAAVKIAVDMVGEGLITKKEALMRVEPNQLKQLLHPSIDPKAKFIVLTKGLPASPGAATGKVVFTADEAHEWAGNGEKVILVRKETSPEDIHGMFAAQGILTSTGGNTSHAAVVCRGMGKCCVAGAGEVIVNRKEKKFSVGDVVVKEGDIITLNGTVGEVIVGEVAMTEPALSGSFGTLMQWADEVRTLKIRTNADTPLDSKVARDFGAEGIGLCRTEHMFFGEDRIAVMREMILSKDNPETRGKALAKLLPIQKQDFIEIFTAMDGYPVTVRLLDPPLHEFLPNSEQHSKTEALAQELGTTFEQLRNVIENLHEVNPMLGHRGCRLGITYPELYGMQVRAILLAAIECHTQGVKVFPEIEVPLVGDVRELIEVKKTIQIIVDELKDQIQFKYKIGTMIELPRACLTANEIAKEAEFFSFGTNDLTQMTYGFSRDDVGHFLPYYLESGLLAEDPTATIDRAGVGELMKLCVKLGRTTKPDLEIGICGEHGGDPRTVEFCHEIGLNYVSCSPYRVPLARLAAAQAAIRGHFRQSGRKNFCSHGSRTLGSGFSCPLP; encoded by the coding sequence ATGAAATATATCTATGCGTTTGCAGAGGGATCGGCAAAAATGAAGGACCTTTTGGGTGGAAAGGGTGCGAATTTGGCGGAAATGACTAATCTTGGTTTGCCGGTGCCGCCGGGTTTTACGATCACGACTGAAACGTGCAATTATTTTTTGCAAAATAAAGGGTACCCGGATGGATTTTCAGAAGAATTGAAGGAAAAATTGGCGGAATTGGAGACGAACATGAAAAAAAATCTGGGAGATGTTGAAAATCCGTTGTTGGTTTCGGTACGATCCGGAGCGAAATTTTCCATGCCCGGAATGATGGACACGATTCTCAATCTCGGGCTGAATGATCAGACCGTGCAAGGATTGATTCGCAAAACCGGAAATGAACGTTTTTGCTATGACGCGTACCGCCGTTTCACGCAGATGTTTGGGGATGTGGTATTGGGAGTGGAACATGAATTATTTGAAGAAGCGCTCGCGCTTTTAAAAGAAGAACGTGGGGTCAATCTCGACACCGAACTTTCCGCACAAGATTTAAAAGGACTTGTTGCGACTTATAAAGGCATCATCAAAGAACAAACCAAAGAGCCTTTTCCCGAAGACCCGGCTCAACAATTGCAACTCGCGATTGAGGCGGTTTTTCACTCGTGGGACAACAAACGGGCGTGCACGTATCGCGCGTTGCATGGGATTCCGCACAACATTGGAACTGCGGTCAATATTCAATCCATGGTGTTTGGAAATATGGGAGAGGATTCCGGAACCGGGGTCGCTTTCACGCGCAGTCCGTCCAATGGAGACAAGGTTTTTTATGGAGAATATTTGATGAATGCGCAAGGAGAAGACGTGGTGGCCGGGATTCGCACACCGCAACACATTGAAGAGCTCAAAAAAAATCATCCTGCGCTTTATAATGAATTATTTGAAATCAAGGAACAGCTTGAAAAACATTATCGCGACATGCAGGATCTTGAATTCACAATTGAAAAAGGGCGGTTATTCATTTTGCAAACGCGTAATGGAAAACGCACCGCGCATGCGGCGGTGAAAATTGCGGTGGACATGGTCGGGGAAGGGTTGATCACAAAAAAAGAAGCGCTCATGCGCGTGGAACCGAATCAATTGAAACAATTGTTGCACCCGTCGATTGATCCAAAAGCGAAATTTATAGTTTTAACCAAGGGGTTGCCGGCGTCCCCCGGGGCAGCCACGGGAAAAGTTGTTTTTACCGCGGATGAAGCGCACGAATGGGCCGGAAATGGTGAAAAAGTGATTTTGGTTCGAAAGGAAACGAGTCCGGAAGACATTCATGGCATGTTTGCGGCACAAGGAATTCTCACCTCCACCGGAGGGAATACAAGCCATGCGGCGGTGGTGTGTCGCGGCATGGGAAAATGCTGTGTGGCCGGAGCCGGAGAAGTGATTGTGAATCGAAAAGAAAAGAAGTTTTCCGTGGGAGATGTGGTGGTAAAAGAAGGCGATATCATTACGTTGAACGGGACCGTCGGAGAAGTGATTGTGGGGGAAGTGGCCATGACCGAACCAGCGCTTTCGGGTTCCTTTGGCACGCTCATGCAATGGGCGGATGAAGTGCGCACGCTCAAGATTCGCACGAATGCGGACACACCATTGGATTCAAAAGTGGCTCGCGATTTTGGGGCCGAAGGGATCGGGCTTTGCCGCACGGAGCACATGTTTTTTGGCGAAGACCGAATCGCGGTGATGAGAGAAATGATTTTATCCAAAGACAATCCCGAAACCCGCGGCAAAGCCCTGGCCAAACTTTTGCCCATTCAAAAACAAGATTTTATTGAAATTTTTACAGCCATGGATGGCTATCCGGTCACGGTTCGTTTGCTTGATCCCCCGCTTCATGAATTTCTCCCCAACTCCGAACAACACTCCAAGACTGAAGCGCTTGCGCAAGAGCTCGGGACTACGTTTGAGCAACTTAGAAACGTGATTGAAAATTTACATGAAGTGAACCCCATGCTCGGCCACCGCGGGTGCCGCCTCGGGATCACTTATCCCGAACTTTATGGCATGCAAGTCCGCGCCATTCTGCTGGCTGCGATCGAATGCCACACACAAGGCGTTAAGGTTTTTCCCGAGATCGAAGTCCCTCTCGTTGGCGATGTTCGCGAATTGATTGAAGTTAAAAAAACGATTCAAATCATCGTTGACGAACTTAAAGATCAAATTCAATTTAAATATAAAATCGGGACCATGATCGAGTTGCCACGCGCGTGTCTCACGGCCAATGAAATTGCGAAAGAAGCGGAATTTTTCTCATTTGGAACCAATGACCTCACTCAAATGACGTATGGATTCAGTCGCGATGATGTGGGGCACTTTTTGCCTTATTATTTGGAATCCGGACTCTTAGCCGAAGACCCGACCGCCACGATTGACCGCGCCGGGGTTGGCGAACTCATGAAACTTTGCGTGAAGTTGGGCCGCACTACTAAACCCGACCTCGAAATTGGGATCTGCGGCGAACATGGCGGAGACCCGCGCACCGTAGAATTTTGTCATGAAATCGGACTCAACTATGTGAGTTGTTCTCCGTATCGTGTGCCGTTGGCAAGGCTCGCGGCGGCACAGGCGGCGATTCGATGACACTTTAGGCAATCGGGAAGGAAGAATTTTTGTTCGCATGGGAGTCGGACACTCGGATCATGATTCTCGTGTCCTCTTCCTTAA
- a CDS encoding NAD(+)/NADH kinase has translation MKKPSTVKVVGLVTNAHLERPGLTILKKIERLLKQKKIEILYQKNAAIYLKKTETSPANIMREADLVISLGGDGTILKLARYTSDKTVPIFGINFGNVGFLTDLQDTSKAVAAVQKVLNKKYVLDDRDLLRVTVYRNGEKHETFLALNEAVINQGSFARLIELDAEINQRRMIHFKTDGVIVATPTGSTGHSLSAGGPIVHPRLNALIITPICPATLSIRPIVVPNSRQLTLTVQTQRKYRDTFVALTIDGQITTRLEYGDQIKIRRSSRHFVFARIVNTKYYRMLRDRLGWGD, from the coding sequence ATGAAAAAACCCAGCACCGTTAAAGTCGTCGGCCTTGTCACCAATGCGCACCTGGAGCGCCCCGGTTTGACGATTTTGAAAAAAATTGAACGCTTATTGAAGCAGAAAAAAATCGAAATACTTTACCAAAAAAACGCCGCCATTTACCTCAAAAAAACCGAAACCTCTCCGGCCAACATCATGCGAGAGGCGGATTTGGTTATTTCCTTGGGAGGGGATGGAACCATCCTCAAATTGGCGCGCTACACCTCGGATAAAACCGTTCCCATTTTTGGAATTAATTTCGGGAATGTGGGATTTTTAACCGACCTTCAAGATACGAGTAAAGCGGTGGCCGCGGTTCAGAAAGTTTTAAATAAAAAATACGTCTTGGACGATCGAGATCTTTTGCGTGTGACCGTGTATCGGAATGGAGAAAAACACGAAACCTTTTTGGCCTTGAATGAAGCGGTCATCAATCAAGGAAGTTTTGCACGGCTCATCGAACTCGACGCAGAAATCAACCAGCGCCGCATGATTCATTTCAAAACCGATGGAGTGATTGTGGCCACACCCACGGGATCGACCGGGCATTCATTGTCTGCCGGAGGACCGATCGTGCACCCTCGATTGAACGCACTCATCATCACTCCGATTTGTCCGGCCACTCTTTCTATTCGTCCGATCGTGGTCCCCAACAGCCGACAGCTCACTCTCACGGTTCAGACTCAACGCAAATACAGAGATACGTTTGTGGCTTTAACCATTGATGGCCAAATCACAACTCGCCTTGAATACGGAGATCAAATCAAAATTCGCCGTTCCTCTCGCCATTTTGTGTTTGCGAGGATTGTGAATACCAAATATTATCGAATGCTACGAGATCGACTCGGGTGGGGAGACTAA
- a CDS encoding glycosyltransferase family 1 protein, giving the protein MRIAIDIREATGQKTGKGWYTFVMVKNLLKNDTKNSYILYTQTHNPKFDKYENATQRVISRRGLFWHFAVLRDLKKNPPTLFWAPTSYIIPAFLPKTIVSMITIHDLIAFLFPLTHNKKAVLLERFTVPRAVKKAHTIFTVSNNTEKDVEREFDVAREKIEVVPCGVSKIFHPLQLNETGAICEKFNVPEQFILGVGTLSPRKNFDRLIEAYAKISDRHPNVHLVIVGEKGWKWDVLLERAKIAKDRVHFIGYVEGEEVVALYNKAKLFAYPSLYEGFGMPPLEAMACGCPVITSDRSSLPEVVGEAALQVNPYSVDEIAKAMDQILSDPGLAHDLIEKGFIQAKKFQWEDSAKKMLKVFNGHVAKGSAYGEKYLCPGTLFVSIFGLNKPFLFLAIQYTTRKFSEPLRSA; this is encoded by the coding sequence ATGCGCATCGCCATCGACATTCGCGAAGCCACAGGTCAAAAAACCGGGAAAGGTTGGTACACGTTTGTGATGGTGAAAAATCTCCTAAAAAACGACACAAAAAATTCCTACATTCTTTATACGCAAACTCACAATCCAAAGTTTGATAAATACGAAAACGCCACACAGCGCGTGATTTCTCGTCGCGGTTTATTTTGGCATTTCGCGGTGTTGCGCGATCTTAAGAAAAATCCCCCCACTCTTTTTTGGGCTCCTACCAGTTACATCATCCCCGCCTTTTTACCCAAAACGATTGTGAGCATGATCACAATTCACGATCTCATCGCCTTTTTATTCCCTCTCACACACAATAAAAAAGCCGTTCTCCTCGAGCGATTCACGGTTCCGCGCGCGGTCAAAAAAGCGCATACGATTTTCACGGTGTCGAACAATACGGAAAAAGATGTGGAGCGCGAGTTTGATGTTGCTCGAGAAAAAATCGAGGTTGTGCCGTGCGGAGTGAGTAAAATTTTTCATCCTTTGCAACTCAATGAGACAGGGGCTATTTGTGAAAAATTCAACGTCCCGGAGCAGTTTATTTTGGGCGTGGGCACCCTTTCTCCGCGAAAAAATTTCGACCGACTCATTGAAGCGTATGCTAAAATCAGTGACCGCCACCCCAACGTACATTTGGTGATTGTGGGCGAAAAAGGATGGAAATGGGATGTGCTTTTGGAACGAGCGAAAATCGCCAAGGATCGAGTGCATTTCATTGGGTATGTGGAAGGGGAAGAGGTTGTTGCACTCTACAACAAGGCTAAATTATTTGCTTACCCGTCGTTGTACGAAGGGTTTGGAATGCCACCGCTCGAAGCCATGGCGTGCGGTTGTCCGGTCATCACATCGGATCGATCATCGTTGCCTGAGGTTGTGGGCGAAGCCGCACTTCAAGTGAACCCGTATTCGGTGGATGAAATCGCAAAAGCCATGGATCAAATTCTTTCCGATCCCGGCCTTGCACATGATTTAATTGAAAAAGGATTTATTCAAGCGAAAAAATTTCAATGGGAAGATAGCGCAAAAAAAATGCTGAAAGTTTTTAATGGGCACGTAGCGAAGTGAAGTGCCTATTGAGAAAAATACTTGTGCCCGGGCACACTTTTTGTCTCAATCTTTGGCTTAAATAAGCCATTTTTATTTTTGGCCATCCAATACACTACGCGCAAATTCAGTGAGCCCTTACGCTCGGCATAG